In one Anticarsia gemmatalis isolate Benzon Research Colony breed Stoneville strain chromosome 9, ilAntGemm2 primary, whole genome shotgun sequence genomic region, the following are encoded:
- the LOC142975727 gene encoding uncharacterized protein LOC142975727, whose protein sequence is MLYKFIYFILFASSVVTRHVPRFADLDEEDQHLLRAAYDTPAYDHDEYQEDDDLPLGKLDLLKDGLWAMKAKFKELKAFNKAMVANLLATKLKVKELMANSIMLKKHHHMEDKKKPSYNYQTPTYPQYSPQPQYGPEYTEQQYAPQQQQQYAPPQYQHDPYYGH, encoded by the exons atgttatacaaattcatttattttattcttttcgCAAGTTCCG TTGTAACGCGTCATGTACCACGTTTTGCTGATTTGGATGAGGAGGACCAGCATCTGTTACGAGCTGCGTATGACACTCCTGCCTACGACCACGATGAATATCAGGAGGACGATGACCTCCCGCTAGGCAAGCTGGACTTGCTCAAAGACGGATTGTGGGCTATGAAGGCGAAATTCAAGGAACTTAAGGCCTTCAACAAAGCTATGGTCGCCAACCTACTTGCCACCAAACTGAAAGTTAAGGAGCTAATGGCTAACAGTATTATGCTGAAGAAACATCATCACATGGAGGATAAAAAGAAACCTAGCTATAACTACCAG ACGCCGACGTACCCGCAGTACAGCCCGCAGCCACAATATGGTCCCGAGTACACAGAACAACAATATGCGCCGCAGCAGCAACAACAATATGCACCCCCTCAGTACCAACACGACCCTTACTACGGACATTAA